Sequence from the Methanobrevibacter arboriphilus genome:
GAATAAATGGTATCTTTGAAAGTCTATTTTCATTAATGGAATCATTATTAAAAAATGATTTATTGAAAACTTTATACCCAAAAGTATGTCCTGTAACTGAAGACTTACCATAATTAAGAAGAAATATTACATCCATACCTTCCTCTAAAAATAATCTTACAGATTCACTAGGAAGCCTTTTAGCTGAAATATCAATCAAATTTTCAAGAGAGGCATCAATAACAGCAGTTCGACCCATCGTACCACCTAATCTACAATATACACTACCAAAATCTTTTAAAATCTCTATGATTTTTAAAGCATACCCAGAATCGATCATATTAGGTCCATGTACAACAATTCCAATCTTCATTTTATAACCAAATTTATAATTAATAAAAAATCACAATTTACAATAGTCCACAATTTATAAAAAGATTCATAAATCATGCCAAATCCCAATTATAACTAAATCAATATATTACTATAATTAAATCAAGAGATAATTATAAATAAATAGATGATTATAACTAAATCAATATATAATTAATCTAATCTAGTTTTATCCTTTTTTTAAAGATCTTTGATCCACAAATCTCACAAACTTCATCATCATAATTATCAGGATATTCTTTCCTACATCCTTGACAAATTTTCTTCCAATTATATATTCCTTTAATTCCTTCAGTTAATACACTCCTATAAGGGATATTCATAATTTTAAGAACATTTTGAATAGAATAATCATCTGTAACAACTTTTATTTGTTTTCCTTGATTTGAAAAATCAATAGCTAATGCTAAAAGTTTTTTATCTACATTTGAAAGTCTTAAAGTATCTCCAGAAGAAGAAATAACATTATTGAGCTCATTGATACTTAAATCATCAGGCTCAACAATAAATAGAATATTATCATCTATAGCTTGATCAAAAATCATTTTAGACTTTAAATCTTTAACTTCCTCACTTATTTCAGATATAGTAAAGTTTAAAGAATTTTTTAATTCAAAACCTCCAATAAAAGCAGAAGCATCTAAAATATAATAAATATTTTTATCCATTTTATCCATAGTATCATTATGTTACTAAAAATAAATAAACTTAATTAAATTAGTATTATAATTTAAATTTAAAATTATTAAGAACAAAGTTTTTATTATTAATTAAAAAAATAAATATAATACTCTAATAAAAATAAGTAGAAACCATAATTAGTTATAGCTTTAGAGAATATTATAATAGACATTATAAACATTAGAATAATTAATATATCTATTTTAATATTTGAACATTATCGAATGAATATAAATATTAAATATTATAATTAAACTAATTATAAAAGCTTAAAGCTAAAATAAAGATATAATATTAAATAAAAATAGAAAAAAAGAAATATGAACAATTTTTGATACTTTACATAACATTTATATGTGAGTAAATATATAATAATAACTTGAAGGGTAGGGTCTTATCTTAACTCTTATTATCATAACAAAAATTGGCATTGAATCCGCCTCCAATCCAATTTTGGTCCCTACCCTCCTCACTATATTGTTCTTTTTTTAAAATAGCTTAAACTCTATTTAATGAATGTGTTATAAAAAATAATTAATAATAAAAACTTTTTTATTAAATAAAAAGATTTTCATTAAATACATGACAATAACACATTATTTGTTATTA
This genomic interval carries:
- a CDS encoding ribonuclease VapC yields the protein MDKMDKNIYYILDASAFIGGFELKNSLNFTISEISEEVKDLKSKMIFDQAIDDNILFIVEPDDLSINELNNVISSSGDTLRLSNVDKKLLALAIDFSNQGKQIKVVTDDYSIQNVLKIMNIPYRSVLTEGIKGIYNWKKICQGCRKEYPDNYDDEVCEICGSKIFKKRIKLD